The following coding sequences are from one Veillonella rodentium window:
- a CDS encoding CCA tRNA nucleotidyltransferase — protein sequence MEQAKRILSILEDAGYEAYIIGGAVRDVLLHREPHDIDIVTSARPDAVIDTLRSHDVQTTDLVGKSFGVVVATVGDAHYEIATFRKERYGTDSHRPEEISYADTLEEDVARRDFTVNGMAMNRQGEIIDLVGGRRDIKHKTLRTIGNPVERFEEDALRLFRACRFVAKLDFLPTKELLDAMPKAFHRVSGLSLDRVRGELDRLMLEPAVAKGLDVLVQSRLAECSCRVVENGVAREVPILPELYHLVNLPQEKDFHEFDGWYHTLAVVAHTEPDLTVRWGALLHDVAKGMPAIRAVHNGRLTDRGHDTLGAEMAETILTRLGYSKNFVHRVAWIVKNHMRFHYFAQNGDADERKWIRKEARSGEFRDSRIMREAWEQLAKVCAADVLGCGKPNAATDGTLAFGECMADLSLSMPVHTKDLNYDERVIELAGKRVGEGLQYLLQQVQNGIIPNESDALYNALDHKLRRPLEK from the coding sequence ATGGAACAGGCGAAACGCATATTGTCCATATTGGAAGATGCCGGCTATGAAGCTTATATCATAGGCGGTGCTGTTCGCGACGTATTGTTACATCGTGAACCTCATGATATAGACATTGTTACATCTGCACGTCCCGATGCGGTTATCGATACATTGCGCAGTCATGATGTGCAGACGACAGATCTCGTAGGAAAGTCTTTCGGGGTCGTCGTGGCCACTGTCGGTGATGCGCATTATGAAATTGCGACATTCAGAAAAGAGCGATACGGTACAGACAGTCATCGACCCGAGGAAATCTCCTATGCGGATACCCTTGAGGAAGATGTGGCACGGCGCGATTTTACGGTGAACGGTATGGCCATGAACCGACAAGGTGAAATCATTGATCTCGTCGGAGGCCGTCGAGACATTAAGCATAAAACATTGCGTACCATCGGCAATCCGGTGGAGCGGTTCGAAGAAGATGCGTTACGACTATTTCGGGCCTGCCGTTTCGTGGCAAAGCTTGATTTTCTGCCGACCAAGGAGTTACTGGATGCAATGCCGAAGGCATTTCATCGTGTATCGGGGTTATCACTGGACCGGGTTCGAGGTGAGCTGGACCGACTTATGTTGGAGCCTGCTGTGGCGAAGGGCTTGGATGTGCTCGTTCAATCACGCCTTGCGGAATGCTCGTGTCGCGTTGTGGAAAATGGCGTGGCGAGAGAGGTGCCGATTTTGCCTGAATTGTATCACTTGGTGAATCTGCCTCAAGAAAAGGACTTTCACGAGTTCGACGGTTGGTATCATACATTGGCCGTTGTTGCCCATACGGAGCCGGATTTAACGGTCCGCTGGGGGGCCTTGCTGCATGATGTGGCAAAGGGAATGCCTGCGATTCGCGCCGTTCATAACGGGAGGCTTACAGATCGCGGTCATGATACATTAGGTGCCGAGATGGCGGAGACTATATTGACCCGATTGGGATATTCTAAAAATTTTGTGCATCGTGTCGCGTGGATTGTAAAGAATCACATGCGCTTTCACTATTTTGCTCAGAACGGTGATGCGGATGAACGAAAGTGGATCCGCAAAGAAGCGCGAAGCGGTGAATTTAGGGATAGTCGAATTATGCGTGAGGCCTGGGAACAGTTGGCCAAGGTGTGCGCTGCCGATGTATTGGGCTGCGGAAAGCCTAATGCGGCGACGGATGGCACGTTGGCGTTTGGTGAATGCATGGCGGATTTGAGTTTATCCATGCCTGTACATACTAAGGACCTGAATTATGATGAACGGGTGATTGAATTGGCGGGGAAACGAGTCGGGGAAGGCTTGCAGTATCTGTTGCAACAGGTGCAGAACGGTATTATTCCGAATGAATCTGATGCTTTATATAACGCCTTGGATCATAAACTACGCCGTCCATTGGAGAAATGA
- a CDS encoding TIGR01440 family protein — protein MSSLEDIRQSVRVAMTELLDLAKIHAGQLFVVGCSTSEIMGKKIGTDSHVDVAHVVFDEIYDAVKARGLNLAVQCCEHINRALVMERGAVTWEEEVNVVPQLHAGGAMAVRAYEQFTNPVVVEFIKADAGIDIGDTFIGMHMKHVTVPVRLSIKEIGSAHVTACRVRPKSIGGGRAVYNEALM, from the coding sequence ATGAGTTCCTTAGAAGATATACGTCAGTCTGTTCGTGTGGCGATGACTGAGTTATTAGATTTAGCAAAGATTCATGCAGGACAATTATTTGTTGTCGGTTGCTCTACCAGTGAAATCATGGGTAAAAAAATAGGCACTGATTCCCACGTTGATGTGGCTCATGTCGTATTTGATGAAATATATGATGCCGTTAAGGCTCGTGGGCTTAATTTAGCGGTTCAATGTTGTGAGCATATTAATCGCGCTTTGGTGATGGAGCGTGGAGCCGTTACATGGGAGGAAGAGGTGAATGTGGTTCCTCAGCTGCATGCCGGCGGCGCTATGGCGGTGAGGGCCTATGAACAGTTCACAAATCCTGTGGTGGTCGAGTTTATTAAAGCCGATGCCGGTATAGATATCGGCGATACTTTTATCGGTATGCATATGAAACATGTGACGGTGCCGGTGCGTCTCAGTATTAAGGAGATCGGTTCCGCTCATGTGACCGCGTGTCGTGTTCGTCCTAAGAGCATTGGGGGCGGACGTGCTGTATATAATGAAGCGTTGATGTAG
- a CDS encoding Fe-S-containing hydro-lyase: MAESIRINTEEYNEEFSRKLKVGDSVLITGKIYSARDAAHKVMTEALARGEKLPIDWTNKFVYYLGPTPAKPGDPIGSAGPTTSGRMDAYTPTMLDQGIKGMIGKGSRKPEVVESMKKNGCTYFAAVGGAAALIAKSIKKYEVLAYGELGPEALAELTVEDFPCIVVGDTEGNNFYELGQKPYRKI, translated from the coding sequence ATGGCTGAATCAATTCGCATTAATACTGAAGAATATAATGAAGAGTTTTCCCGCAAATTAAAAGTTGGTGATAGCGTTCTTATCACCGGTAAAATTTACTCCGCTCGTGACGCTGCTCATAAAGTTATGACTGAAGCTTTAGCGCGTGGTGAAAAATTGCCAATCGACTGGACAAATAAATTCGTTTATTATCTTGGACCAACACCTGCAAAACCTGGTGATCCAATCGGTTCCGCTGGTCCTACAACTTCCGGCCGTATGGATGCTTACACACCGACAATGCTTGATCAAGGTATCAAAGGCATGATCGGTAAAGGTTCCCGTAAACCAGAAGTAGTTGAATCCATGAAGAAAAATGGTTGCACATACTTCGCGGCAGTAGGTGGCGCTGCAGCATTGATTGCAAAATCCATCAAAAAATACGAAGTACTTGCTTATGGTGAACTTGGCCCAGAAGCTTTGGCTGAATTGACTGTTGAAGACTTCCCTTGCATCGTAGTTGGTGATACTGAAGGTAATAACTTCTACGAATTAGGTCAAAAACCTTACAGAAAAATCTAA
- a CDS encoding penicillin-binding transpeptidase domain-containing protein has translation MNIVEKILKRMSSWNRTTCCLAILMGVAFALVGRLAQLQIFDTFDLQAKNLSQVQVDRKLQSPRGTIYDRNGKPLAMSVVTKSLYADPKMIKQSPQEIAELIAPHVMMSESDIVKALQEDSAFVWLDRMMEPEHSKAVAKIIKDNNIVGLNFVEESKRYYPNGILAAQILGFVGTDDKGLDGLEMVLDDELKGGVQQEIVATDNKGNAIFGSVLSKFLPDKGKSITLTIDATIQFMAERALDKAMADTGAKHASVIVMDPKTGEILAMANRPTYDPNHYNQGTEEDFKNIAVTNLYEPGSTFKPIIASAALASGKWELDKVYNDKGAFLANGHIIRNWNGEGYGQVRLLDILKYSINTGMAEVGTTTGAEILSKYVRDYGFGSTTGIELPGEGEGILYDPQDMSKLDVATMSIGQGVAVTPLQMVRAFGAISNGGTMMKPHIIKSYSNAQGEVTSTTEPTTVGQPIPTETAKTIVDILEKEVSEGGGTKAMVEGYHFGGKTGTAEKLDTKNGGYLDGQYIASFIGFGPVEDPKFVVLVAIDDPKKGSIYGGQIAAPVFKNIMAQLVRYYQISPYVKDGAEVASAPSISLPPVNPSGDGSIVLPNFGGFTYGEVRDWLHKAGLAFKPDGTGTAVSQDESPGSTVKAGDAITVHFSR, from the coding sequence ATGAATATAGTAGAAAAAATATTGAAACGAATGAGCAGCTGGAACAGAACGACATGTTGTCTGGCGATTCTCATGGGGGTGGCCTTCGCGCTCGTAGGCCGACTGGCACAATTACAAATTTTTGATACCTTTGACTTGCAGGCAAAGAATTTGTCGCAGGTGCAGGTGGATAGAAAACTGCAATCGCCGCGTGGCACCATTTATGATCGAAACGGTAAACCGCTGGCCATGAGCGTGGTGACAAAATCCTTATATGCGGATCCGAAAATGATCAAGCAATCGCCGCAGGAAATCGCGGAACTGATTGCGCCGCATGTGATGATGTCCGAATCGGATATTGTGAAAGCCTTGCAGGAGGATTCCGCATTCGTCTGGCTTGACAGGATGATGGAACCGGAGCACTCCAAGGCGGTGGCGAAGATTATTAAGGATAACAATATTGTGGGGCTCAACTTTGTAGAAGAGTCCAAACGATATTATCCGAACGGTATCCTGGCGGCTCAGATCCTCGGCTTTGTCGGCACCGATGATAAAGGTCTGGACGGCCTTGAAATGGTGCTGGACGATGAACTGAAGGGCGGGGTTCAGCAGGAAATCGTTGCAACGGATAACAAGGGGAACGCTATTTTCGGTTCCGTATTATCCAAGTTTTTACCTGATAAGGGTAAAAGTATAACATTGACGATTGATGCTACGATTCAGTTTATGGCGGAACGAGCTTTGGATAAGGCCATGGCCGATACAGGGGCGAAGCACGCCAGCGTTATCGTTATGGATCCGAAGACCGGTGAAATTCTCGCTATGGCAAACCGTCCGACCTATGATCCTAATCATTATAATCAGGGGACGGAAGAAGACTTTAAAAATATTGCCGTTACGAACTTGTATGAACCGGGTTCCACGTTTAAACCGATTATCGCGTCTGCCGCATTGGCTTCCGGTAAATGGGAGCTCGATAAGGTGTACAACGATAAAGGTGCCTTTTTAGCCAATGGACATATAATTCGAAACTGGAATGGTGAAGGATATGGTCAGGTACGCCTTTTGGATATCCTGAAATATTCCATCAATACGGGGATGGCGGAAGTCGGTACGACAACCGGTGCCGAAATCCTCTCGAAATATGTTCGCGACTATGGGTTCGGCTCCACTACCGGCATTGAATTGCCCGGAGAAGGGGAAGGCATTTTATATGATCCTCAGGATATGAGTAAACTCGACGTGGCGACGATGTCTATCGGTCAAGGTGTAGCGGTAACGCCGCTTCAAATGGTGCGTGCCTTTGGGGCTATCTCCAACGGGGGCACCATGATGAAACCTCACATCATCAAGTCCTACAGCAATGCTCAGGGCGAGGTGACGAGCACGACGGAACCGACTACCGTAGGTCAACCGATTCCGACTGAAACGGCGAAAACCATCGTAGATATTCTGGAAAAAGAAGTCTCCGAAGGGGGCGGTACGAAAGCGATGGTTGAAGGGTACCATTTCGGCGGTAAGACGGGGACAGCCGAAAAACTGGATACGAAAAACGGCGGTTATCTGGATGGACAATATATCGCCTCCTTTATCGGTTTCGGCCCTGTAGAAGATCCTAAATTCGTAGTCCTCGTAGCCATTGATGATCCGAAAAAAGGATCTATTTACGGCGGGCAAATTGCGGCGCCGGTATTTAAGAACATCATGGCGCAGCTCGTGCGATATTATCAGATCAGTCCTTATGTTAAGGATGGTGCTGAAGTAGCATCTGCACCGAGCATTTCGTTGCCGCCGGTGAATCCGTCCGGTGACGGTTCTATTGTATTGCCTAATTTCGGGGGCTTTACATATGGCGAAGTGCGCGACTGGCTCCATAAGGCCGGACTTGCATTTAAGCCGGACGGTACGGGTACCGCGGTTTCTCAGGATGAAAGCCCCGGTTCTACCGTCAAAGCGGGCGATGCTATTACAGTTCATTTTAGTCGCTAA
- the sdaAB gene encoding L-serine ammonia-lyase, iron-sulfur-dependent subunit beta, with the protein MNSIFDIIGPVMIGPSSSHTAGAARLGKMARCIFRSTPKKVDLTLYGSFAKTYKGHGTDKALLGGLLGFKEDDANIRIADTMAQQAGMEYKFIESPLDVGHPNVVQFDMYDEHNRHMAVVGRSLGGGQIMITEVDGNDMSITGDEFTLVVFHEDRPGAISLVSQALSESDINIATMRVFRKGRHKDAVMVITTDTVVNPITVQFMRECPGIQDVMTFEAL; encoded by the coding sequence ATGAATAGTATTTTTGATATTATAGGACCCGTGATGATCGGACCGTCCAGTTCGCATACGGCAGGGGCCGCGCGGCTGGGAAAGATGGCGCGCTGCATATTCAGGTCTACGCCAAAGAAGGTGGACCTCACATTATACGGTTCCTTCGCTAAGACGTATAAGGGACATGGTACGGATAAGGCGCTCTTGGGCGGCTTGTTGGGCTTTAAGGAGGATGATGCGAATATTCGCATTGCCGATACTATGGCGCAGCAGGCGGGCATGGAGTATAAGTTTATCGAGTCTCCGCTTGATGTGGGGCATCCGAATGTGGTGCAATTTGATATGTATGATGAGCATAATCGGCATATGGCTGTTGTGGGACGTTCGCTCGGCGGTGGTCAAATCATGATTACCGAAGTGGATGGAAATGACATGTCCATTACAGGGGACGAATTTACGCTCGTCGTATTTCATGAGGATCGTCCCGGTGCTATTTCTCTTGTCAGCCAGGCGCTCAGCGAATCGGATATCAATATTGCGACGATGCGCGTATTCCGCAAGGGCAGGCATAAGGATGCGGTTATGGTTATTACTACGGATACCGTGGTCAATCCCATTACGGTTCAGTTTATGCGCGAGTGTCCCGGAATTCAGGATGTTATGACCTTTGAGGCATTATAG
- the sdaAA gene encoding L-serine ammonia-lyase, iron-sulfur-dependent, subunit alpha — protein sequence MSYAYDTVADIIRLAEENNISFGEVVLRNELENYDRTESDVFNEIERRLDIFEESIQAGLSYTEKTTSGMSGGQAAHLNGQTPRFMSEIAYKAMTYAIAVNEANAKMFRIVACPTAGSCGVMPGAVKAIVEHYKLDKAAVIKGFLAASGIGNVVANRACVAGAVGGCQAEVGTAACMAAGAIVEMMGGTPRQVGDAVALCMKNLLGLACDPVAGLVEVPCVKRNGFYAVHAITASEMALAGIESQIPPDEVIETMNNIGRAMPVALRETSDGGLAITPTGLAITKRVQSL from the coding sequence ATGAGTTATGCATACGATACAGTTGCAGATATTATTCGCCTGGCGGAGGAGAATAATATCTCCTTTGGTGAAGTAGTATTGCGCAATGAATTGGAAAATTACGACCGCACAGAGTCGGATGTGTTCAATGAAATTGAACGCCGCTTAGATATTTTCGAAGAATCCATTCAAGCCGGATTATCTTATACCGAAAAAACGACATCCGGAATGTCCGGCGGTCAGGCGGCACATCTGAATGGACAAACGCCTCGTTTTATGAGCGAGATTGCATATAAGGCGATGACCTATGCCATTGCCGTTAACGAGGCGAATGCGAAAATGTTTCGCATTGTCGCGTGTCCTACGGCCGGCTCCTGCGGCGTAATGCCGGGTGCGGTGAAAGCCATAGTCGAGCACTATAAATTGGATAAGGCTGCGGTGATAAAGGGCTTTTTAGCGGCATCAGGCATCGGAAATGTGGTGGCAAACCGTGCATGTGTGGCCGGTGCCGTTGGCGGATGTCAGGCGGAAGTCGGTACCGCCGCGTGTATGGCGGCCGGTGCCATCGTGGAAATGATGGGCGGTACACCGCGTCAAGTGGGCGATGCGGTGGCTTTGTGCATGAAAAATTTATTGGGCCTTGCCTGTGACCCTGTGGCGGGGCTTGTAGAGGTACCGTGTGTAAAACGTAACGGTTTCTATGCGGTCCATGCTATTACCGCTTCGGAAATGGCTTTGGCTGGTATTGAAAGCCAGATTCCGCCGGATGAAGTTATTGAAACAATGAATAATATCGGTCGTGCTATGCCTGTGGCATTGCGCGAAACGAGCGATGGCGGTCTTGCGATAACACCGACGGGACTGGCAATTACAAAACGGGTGCAATCCTTATAA
- a CDS encoding Crp/Fnr family transcriptional regulator, with product MKQILSNDIINQYMPILTQCPLFNNLGETELRSYLNNAKVIVHSYKKNEFVALSGDPMEGIGVILEGSTLLTRENVMGQRVIMANLDESAIFGEALLFSKHPLWPATIKAVKATKIMFIPLETFIETLPDCHQCQTKILSNLLQDLSEKAILLTRKVHYLTLKGMREKIFAYFTDLYNRQQSTTIHLPHNREQMAEVLNVSRTALSRELGRLRNEGIIDIAGRNVTLKDIDEIEEFGFNGL from the coding sequence ATGAAACAAATACTTTCAAATGATATTATCAACCAATATATGCCTATCCTCACACAATGTCCCCTCTTCAACAACTTAGGGGAAACGGAATTGCGCAGCTACTTGAACAACGCAAAGGTTATCGTACACAGCTACAAGAAAAATGAATTCGTCGCCCTCTCCGGCGATCCGATGGAGGGTATCGGCGTTATCCTCGAAGGCAGTACACTCTTAACACGGGAAAACGTGATGGGGCAACGCGTTATCATGGCGAACCTCGACGAATCCGCCATCTTCGGCGAGGCGCTGTTATTCAGCAAACATCCGCTCTGGCCTGCTACGATCAAGGCCGTGAAAGCAACAAAAATCATGTTTATTCCGTTGGAAACATTCATCGAAACCTTGCCGGACTGTCACCAGTGTCAGACGAAAATCCTGTCAAACCTGTTGCAGGACTTATCTGAAAAAGCAATCCTTCTCACAAGAAAGGTTCACTATCTCACATTAAAGGGAATGCGAGAAAAAATATTCGCATATTTCACAGATCTGTATAACCGTCAGCAGTCCACGACAATCCACCTGCCTCATAATCGCGAACAGATGGCGGAGGTTCTCAACGTATCCCGCACCGCCCTCAGCCGTGAACTGGGCCGTCTGCGTAACGAGGGTATCATAGACATTGCAGGCCGCAATGTAACATTAAAAGACATAGATGAAATCGAAGAGTTCGGGTTTAACGGACTATAA
- the hcp gene encoding hydroxylamine reductase — MSMFCYQCEQSAAPGGCTVQGVCGKTAPVANKQDELTAALVGLARALDVKGHTKEGIDYIMRGLFMCVTNVNFSEDRVQEFIDEVNAYHAKVDSVQQNFDWEQLWKGEEDIVSLRSTLLLGMRGMAAYAWHAARLGFHDADVDAWFVKGMVEFAKDHSAEEWLDLLMEFGHINLKCMAVLDKANTETYGTPVPTTVPLTVEPGPFIVVTGHDLHDLKQLLEQTDGKGVNIYTHGEMLPCHAYPELKKHPQLKGNFGTAWQNQQKEFVDVPGAFLFTTNCIMPPKENYKANIFTTDMVGFDGCAHIEEKEDGTKDFSAVINRAIELGGYKEAQHFTGINGGHEVTTGFGHGTVLGIADKVIDAVKAGAIKHFFLVGGCDGAKVGRNYYTEFVKQTPDDTVVLTLACGKFRFNDMNIGEIGGIPRILDMGQCNDAYSAIQVAVALAGAFECDVNDLPLTLVLSWYEQKAVCILLTLLALGIRNIYIGPSLPKFFSSNVLNILVEKFQLHPITTPEADMKAILG; from the coding sequence ATGAGTATGTTCTGTTATCAATGTGAACAATCAGCAGCACCAGGTGGCTGTACAGTACAAGGTGTATGTGGTAAAACTGCACCGGTTGCAAACAAACAAGACGAATTAACTGCAGCTTTGGTGGGATTGGCTCGTGCGTTAGACGTAAAAGGTCACACTAAAGAAGGTATCGATTATATTATGCGCGGTTTGTTCATGTGTGTAACAAACGTAAACTTCTCTGAAGACCGCGTTCAAGAATTCATTGACGAAGTGAATGCTTACCACGCAAAAGTGGACAGCGTTCAACAAAATTTCGATTGGGAACAATTGTGGAAAGGTGAAGAAGACATCGTATCCCTTCGCTCCACATTATTGTTAGGTATGCGTGGTATGGCTGCATACGCATGGCATGCTGCTCGCCTCGGTTTCCACGATGCTGATGTTGACGCTTGGTTCGTTAAAGGCATGGTAGAATTCGCTAAAGATCACAGCGCTGAAGAATGGCTTGATCTTTTGATGGAATTCGGTCATATCAACTTGAAATGTATGGCTGTTCTTGATAAAGCTAATACTGAAACATATGGTACACCTGTACCGACTACAGTTCCTTTGACTGTAGAACCTGGTCCTTTCATCGTTGTAACCGGTCATGACCTTCATGATTTGAAACAATTATTGGAACAAACTGACGGTAAAGGCGTAAATATCTATACTCACGGTGAAATGTTGCCTTGCCACGCGTACCCTGAATTGAAGAAACATCCTCAATTGAAAGGTAACTTCGGTACCGCATGGCAAAACCAACAAAAAGAATTCGTTGATGTTCCTGGCGCATTCCTGTTCACTACAAACTGCATTATGCCGCCTAAAGAAAACTACAAAGCAAATATCTTCACTACAGATATGGTAGGTTTCGACGGTTGTGCACATATCGAAGAAAAAGAAGACGGCACTAAAGATTTCAGTGCAGTTATCAACCGTGCTATCGAATTGGGCGGCTACAAGGAAGCTCAACATTTCACAGGCATTAACGGCGGTCATGAAGTGACTACAGGTTTCGGTCATGGCACAGTATTAGGTATTGCTGATAAAGTAATCGATGCTGTAAAAGCCGGTGCTATTAAACACTTCTTCTTGGTAGGTGGTTGTGACGGTGCTAAAGTAGGCCGTAACTACTACACTGAATTCGTAAAACAGACTCCTGATGATACTGTTGTATTGACATTGGCTTGCGGCAAATTCCGTTTCAACGACATGAATATCGGCGAAATCGGCGGTATCCCTCGTATCCTTGATATGGGTCAATGTAACGATGCCTACTCCGCTATTCAAGTAGCAGTAGCCTTGGCCGGTGCATTTGAATGTGACGTAAACGACTTGCCATTAACATTGGTATTGTCCTGGTACGAACAAAAAGCGGTATGTATCCTGTTAACCTTGTTGGCATTGGGTATCCGTAACATTTACATCGGACCTTCCTTGCCTAAATTCTTCTCCAGTAATGTATTGAACATTTTGGTAGAAAAATTCCAATTGCATCCAATTACAACTCCGGAAGCTGATATGAAAGCTATCTTGGGCTAA
- a CDS encoding LPO_1073/Vpar_1526 family protein, with the protein MSSVVPYFVLTIVALGFFAVCYAVFNRGDGKSQTRDTKRDTRVRHTRHNTDTGHSSKAYPEIPFLNKEPGADPYQREPQYDIPIQNNGSGVDVYQHESLPDTPFHSDSYNADEYQDEYYRVPSPQNQTFNVDDNQEASAQDTQPQNEYALALVDSRESDLIPDEYVAYKTSLKLGDPEREDTSTTSDVPDTQDVADSPEQSIAPNLQATSDTIILDAVTDEMRQQSEGVEDTIAMGESLEALAADKEEAIDATQMIGGVIKEKRNDQEQAAPQALSALEETRLFDAAEINEQLAATERLHEESSSHAVPQIDYEDKYLEMAMAPFTHAFGVLSGDTHQYVESITRDALAALNVTTVAEVNVLLDNIVIQEALMSMQKAYAGTTTEWMKSAALGAFLDVVQSPKSSTPYLVAFDALRVLPHMTLGHFQVMALTLLLQYSRNSNNYGLIHFQHYVEKYIEPFISDLPQNPSFYRQLEYLRCTQEEREPITLAQVLSNSYPFVFNYRGFTKEELFRATDGHGVDPRYVVRSLNSNLYKLALVDEAMAPRFFRETRISNFMVQRDLIALMKSKPTAFSGQEARDIMDDISPVLLDLADVFDNTPMSSISLTLLGLYLGRAHVKATIGEEFDLSHWF; encoded by the coding sequence ATGTCAAGCGTAGTACCTTATTTTGTTTTGACCATTGTGGCATTGGGCTTTTTTGCGGTTTGTTACGCCGTATTTAATCGTGGTGATGGTAAAAGTCAAACACGTGATACGAAACGTGACACACGTGTTCGTCATACGCGGCATAATACGGATACGGGTCATAGCAGTAAAGCGTATCCGGAAATACCATTTTTAAATAAAGAACCTGGTGCCGATCCTTATCAGCGTGAACCTCAGTATGATATTCCGATTCAAAATAATGGTTCGGGTGTAGATGTGTATCAACATGAGTCTTTGCCGGATACGCCGTTTCATAGCGACAGTTATAATGCGGATGAATATCAAGATGAGTATTATCGCGTTCCGTCACCTCAAAATCAAACTTTTAATGTAGACGATAATCAAGAGGCGTCGGCTCAGGATACACAACCTCAAAATGAATATGCTCTTGCCCTTGTGGATTCTCGTGAAAGCGATTTGATACCTGATGAGTATGTCGCTTATAAAACATCATTAAAACTGGGCGATCCGGAGCGTGAGGATACATCGACTACATCAGATGTACCTGATACACAGGATGTAGCCGATTCCCCGGAACAGTCGATTGCACCGAATTTGCAAGCTACATCAGATACAATTATTCTTGATGCTGTTACGGATGAAATGCGTCAGCAATCTGAAGGTGTTGAGGATACGATTGCCATGGGTGAATCCCTGGAAGCCCTTGCGGCGGATAAAGAGGAAGCCATTGACGCCACACAGATGATCGGCGGCGTTATAAAGGAAAAGCGGAATGATCAGGAGCAGGCGGCACCTCAAGCGCTATCCGCCTTAGAAGAAACACGCCTCTTTGATGCTGCGGAAATCAACGAGCAGCTGGCTGCGACTGAACGGTTACATGAAGAGTCATCCTCTCATGCTGTACCGCAAATAGATTATGAAGATAAATATCTTGAAATGGCGATGGCTCCTTTCACTCATGCCTTTGGTGTTTTGTCCGGTGATACGCATCAGTATGTTGAATCGATCACACGGGATGCATTGGCGGCGCTTAATGTCACAACTGTGGCAGAGGTCAATGTATTATTGGATAATATCGTTATCCAAGAGGCGTTGATGAGTATGCAGAAAGCCTATGCGGGCACGACGACGGAGTGGATGAAATCCGCTGCATTGGGGGCGTTCCTCGATGTGGTACAGTCGCCGAAGTCCAGCACACCTTATTTAGTGGCCTTTGATGCGTTGCGCGTGTTACCGCATATGACATTGGGGCACTTTCAGGTGATGGCCTTAACATTGCTGTTACAGTATTCTCGTAATTCAAATAACTATGGTCTCATTCACTTTCAGCATTATGTGGAAAAATATATTGAGCCGTTTATTTCCGATTTGCCTCAGAATCCGTCGTTTTATCGTCAGCTAGAGTATCTCCGCTGTACGCAGGAGGAACGGGAACCGATTACATTGGCGCAGGTGTTGTCGAACTCGTATCCGTTTGTATTCAACTATCGCGGTTTTACCAAGGAGGAATTGTTCCGAGCTACGGACGGGCATGGTGTTGATCCGCGTTATGTGGTGCGCAGCTTGAATTCCAATCTGTATAAACTGGCCCTCGTTGATGAAGCGATGGCACCGCGATTCTTTAGAGAAACGCGTATTTCTAACTTCATGGTACAGCGCGATCTGATCGCTCTTATGAAGAGTAAGCCTACCGCATTTTCAGGGCAGGAAGCGCGCGATATCATGGATGATATTTCACCGGTACTTCTCGACTTGGCGGATGTATTTGACAATACTCCGATGTCGTCCATCAGCTTGACTTTATTAGGTCTTTATTTGGGACGCGCCCATGTGAAAGCAACCATCGGTGAAGAATTTGATTTGTCTCATTGGTTCTGA